The following proteins come from a genomic window of Mycolicibacterium rufum:
- a CDS encoding amino acid ABC transporter permease, which produces MEIFTEYRSEIFAAFWTTIQLTVYSAIGALVVGTALAAMRLAPVPMLNWLGTAYVNIVRNTPLTLIVLFCSFGLAQTLGITLASRTSPTFIADSGFRLAVLGFTVYTAAFVCETVRSGVNTVPLGQAEAARSLGLTFSQNLRIVLLPQAFRAVIIPLGSVLIALTKNTTIASAIGVAEAALLMKEMIENTAAVLVVGSIFALGFVILTLPLGLLFGWLGRRLAVAR; this is translated from the coding sequence GTGGAGATTTTCACCGAGTACCGCAGCGAGATCTTCGCCGCGTTCTGGACGACGATCCAGCTGACGGTCTATTCGGCGATCGGTGCGCTGGTGGTGGGCACGGCGCTGGCCGCGATGCGGCTGGCGCCGGTGCCGATGCTGAACTGGCTCGGCACTGCCTACGTCAACATCGTGCGCAACACGCCGCTGACGCTGATCGTGCTGTTCTGCTCGTTCGGGCTGGCACAGACGCTGGGCATCACGCTGGCCAGTCGGACCTCGCCGACGTTCATCGCCGACAGCGGGTTCCGGCTCGCGGTGCTCGGATTCACGGTCTACACGGCAGCTTTCGTGTGTGAGACGGTGCGGTCCGGGGTGAACACGGTACCGCTCGGCCAGGCCGAGGCCGCCCGGTCGCTGGGACTGACGTTCTCCCAGAACCTGCGGATCGTGTTGTTGCCGCAGGCCTTTCGCGCGGTCATCATCCCGCTGGGATCGGTGCTGATCGCATTGACCAAGAACACCACGATCGCCTCGGCGATCGGGGTGGCGGAGGCGGCGCTGCTGATGAAGGAGATGATCGAGAACACCGCGGCGGTGCTGGTGGTGGGCTCGATCTTCGCGCTGGGCTTCGTGATCCTGACCCTGCCGCTGGGGCTGCTGTTCGGGTGGCTGGGCCGGCGACTGGCGGTGGCGAGGTGA
- a CDS encoding glutamate ABC transporter substrate-binding protein has protein sequence MRFSPRAAAALALAVALPFAATACGGGDSGGSGGGGGGDTITIGTKFDQPGLGMKNPDGSMSGFDVDVATYVAKELGYAPDKIEWKESPSAQRENLIQNDQVTFIAATYSITDARKEKVSFAGPYLVTGQSLLVRSDNNDITGKASLENKILCSVSGSTPAQKIKDEYPKVQLQQYDTYSACIEALKNGAVDAVTTDEVILAGYAAQSPGAFKIVGEPFSEERYGIGLKKDDTELQTKINDALKKMEDSGAWKAAFDKNLGPAGITAPAPPPLDK, from the coding sequence ATGCGTTTCTCCCCGCGCGCCGCTGCCGCGCTCGCCCTGGCCGTCGCCCTCCCCTTCGCTGCGACCGCCTGCGGGGGTGGCGACAGCGGGGGCAGTGGCGGGGGCGGCGGTGGTGACACCATCACCATCGGCACCAAGTTCGATCAGCCCGGCCTCGGCATGAAGAACCCCGACGGCTCGATGAGCGGCTTCGACGTCGACGTGGCGACCTATGTCGCCAAGGAGCTGGGCTACGCGCCCGACAAGATCGAATGGAAGGAGTCGCCCTCGGCACAGCGGGAAAACCTCATCCAGAACGATCAGGTCACCTTCATCGCCGCGACGTACTCCATCACCGACGCCCGCAAGGAGAAGGTGTCCTTCGCCGGCCCGTACCTGGTCACCGGCCAGAGCCTGCTGGTCCGGTCGGACAACAACGACATCACCGGCAAGGCCTCGCTGGAGAACAAAATCCTGTGCTCGGTGTCGGGCTCGACGCCGGCGCAGAAGATCAAGGACGAGTACCCCAAGGTGCAGCTTCAGCAGTACGACACCTACTCGGCGTGCATCGAGGCGCTCAAGAACGGCGCGGTGGACGCCGTCACCACCGATGAGGTCATCCTCGCCGGCTACGCCGCGCAGAGCCCGGGAGCGTTCAAGATCGTCGGCGAGCCGTTCTCCGAGGAGCGCTACGGCATCGGTCTGAAGAAGGACGACACCGAGCTGCAGACCAAGATCAACGACGCGCTGAAGAAGATGGAGGACAGCGGCGCCTGGAAGGCGGCGTTCGACAAGAACCTCGGTCCGGCGGGCATCACCGCCCCGGCGCCGCCGCCACTCGACAAGTAG
- a CDS encoding amino acid ABC transporter ATP-binding protein: protein MISMKAVNKHFGSLHVLQDIDLEVGKGQVIVVIGPSGSGKSTLCRTINRLETIDSGTIAIDGQTLPEEGRKLAQLRSDVGMVFQSFNLFAHKTIVENVMLAPMKVRKKDKGEARASAMKLLERVGVANQADKYPAQLSGGQQQRVAIARSLAMSPKVMLFDEPTSALDPEMINEVLSVMTDLAADGMTMLVVTHEMGFARRAANRVVFMADGAIVEDAEPAQFFDHPTSERAKDFLGKILHH, encoded by the coding sequence ATGATCTCGATGAAGGCGGTCAACAAGCACTTCGGCTCCCTGCACGTGCTGCAGGACATCGACCTCGAGGTCGGTAAGGGACAGGTCATCGTCGTCATCGGACCGTCCGGCTCGGGCAAATCGACGTTGTGCCGCACCATCAATCGGCTCGAGACCATCGACTCGGGAACCATCGCGATCGACGGCCAGACGCTGCCCGAGGAGGGCCGCAAACTCGCGCAGCTGCGCAGCGACGTCGGCATGGTGTTCCAGTCGTTCAACCTGTTCGCGCACAAGACGATCGTCGAGAACGTGATGCTCGCCCCGATGAAGGTGCGCAAGAAGGACAAGGGTGAGGCGCGCGCGTCGGCGATGAAGCTGCTCGAGCGGGTGGGGGTGGCCAACCAGGCCGACAAGTACCCGGCTCAGCTGTCGGGCGGTCAGCAGCAGCGCGTGGCGATCGCCCGATCCCTGGCGATGAGCCCGAAGGTGATGCTGTTCGACGAACCCACCAGCGCGCTGGATCCGGAGATGATCAACGAGGTCCTCTCGGTGATGACCGACCTGGCCGCCGACGGCATGACGATGCTCGTGGTCACCCACGAGATGGGTTTCGCGCGGCGGGCCGCCAACCGCGTGGTGTTCATGGCCGACGGCGCGATCGTCGAAGACGCCGAGCCCGCGCAGTTCTTCGACCACCCGACCTCCGAGCGGGCCAAAGACTTCCTCGGCAAGATCCTTCATCACTGA